A portion of the Macaca mulatta isolate MMU2019108-1 chromosome 4, T2T-MMU8v2.0, whole genome shotgun sequence genome contains these proteins:
- the ARMH2 gene encoding armadillo-like helical domain-containing protein 2 translates to MANSRFSCRQIWVKMYGYFAGLCRHFQKYCCATVKGFFVKKKEKKIPSTETYFHKEKIVVLGQVLMNESLPIERRAQAAQKIGLLAFTDTPNTSGNANVCFTGGPPAGKFAAEYMKEVAHLLQDEEVAPKIKILLLQSVACWCYLNPVSQKRAQSLQFIPILVSFFEGRFESTIKSEINSYLLLKFWTCYVLSVMTCNNLSYVKELKEHSALKYYLQMLAAENWSGWTENFAEVLYFLIGFHRS, encoded by the exons ATGGCTAACAGCCGATTTTCTTGTAGGCAAATTTGGGTTAAGATGTATGGGTATTTTGCGGGGCTGTGTCGGCATTTCCAGAAATACTGCTGTGCCACTGTTAAGGGCTTTTTTgttaagaagaaggaaaaaaaaatcccttcaacTGAGACTTATTTTCATAAGGAAAAAATTGTTGTACTTGGTCAAGTGTTGATGAATGAATCCCTACCCATTGAGAGGAGAGCTCAAGCTGCCCAGAAAATTGGACTGCTGGCCTTCACAG ATACACCAAACACTTCTGGAAATGCAAATGTTTGTTTTACAGGAGGACCACCTGCTGGGAAATTTGCAGCTGAGTACATGAAAGAAGTGGCTCACTTGTTGCAAGATGAGGAGGTGGCACCAAAAATAAAGATCCTGCTGCTCCAGAGTGTGGCATGTTGGTGTTACTTAAACCCTGTCAGCCAGAAAAGAGCCCAAAGTCTGCAATTTATTCCTATTCTCGTTAGTTTCTTTGAAGGCAGATTCGAGTCTACTATCAAAAGTGAAATAAACAGCTACCTCCTCCTTAAATTTTGGACCTGTTACGTTCTCTCTGTCATGACATGCAATAACTTGTCTTACGTCAAGGAGCTTAAAGAGCACAGTGCTCTAAAATACTATTTGCAAATGTTGGCTGCTGAGAATTGGTCTGGATGGACAGAGAATTTTGCAGAAGTGCTGtatttcctaattggttttcacAGGAGTTAG